A single genomic interval of Spirosoma linguale DSM 74 harbors:
- a CDS encoding (p)ppGpp synthetase I, SpoT/RelA (KEGG: geo:Geob_2145 (p)ppGpp synthetase I, SpoT/RelA~TIGRFAM: RelA/SpoT family protein~PFAM: RelA/SpoT domain protein; TGS domain protein; amino acid-binding ACT domain protein; metal-dependent phosphohydrolase HD sub domain~SMART: metal-dependent phosphohydrolase HD region), whose protein sequence is MMNAIEHQANNTSEPVIDLELERQEILKRYRRLLRAAKPMLKGDDAKLIKKAFNTSAEAHKNMRRRSGEPYIYHPLAVAQIAVEEIGLGTTSIVAALLHDVVEDTDTTIADIDRAFGPKVAKIIDGLTKISGFFEYGTSQQAENFRKMLLTLSDDVRVILIKLADRLHNMRTLDSMPRDKQLKIASETIYIYAPLAHRLGLYTIKSELEDLYLKHVEPEAYKDIAKKLRETRLARDRFIGRFIEPIEKDLAETGIKYIIKGRPKSIYSIWTKLNKSKKPFEEIYDLFAVRIILDVPQEEEKAACWRAYSIVTDHYKPNPDRLKDWISTPRTNGYESLHTTVMSRLGQWVEVQIRTERMNEIAEKGYAAHWKYKGNDTQTGAGIEAWISQVRDMIESAGSGDKKAAIEFVDDFRSNLYSEEVFVFTPKGDLQVLQRGATALDFAFDIHTQIGARCMAAKVNNTLVPLSYVLQNGDQVEVITSNRQKPSEDWLRFVVTSKARTKIKDLIKEENKRFVTDGRELVNKKLRVLRMEMTNEVINQLRAYFGSKTTDDFFYRIGKGHIDVGELKKFKSDKEAKENRANKLNTDALPDAKAFVKELKKIHGERADADMLLIGEDMDKIDYTLSKCCNPISGDDVFGFVTINDGIKIHRVTCPNAVELMSNHGNRIIKAKWTSQKELAFLAGLRITGTDRVGLINDVTRVISNELHINMRSVAIDSKDGIFEGNIRLYVHDTSHLEILMQKLERVQGVFEVVRFDS, encoded by the coding sequence ATGATGAATGCCATCGAGCATCAAGCCAATAATACAAGCGAACCCGTTATTGACCTGGAACTGGAGCGACAGGAAATCCTGAAGCGCTATCGCCGGTTGTTACGGGCCGCCAAACCTATGCTGAAAGGTGATGACGCCAAGCTGATCAAGAAAGCGTTCAACACCTCTGCCGAAGCCCATAAGAATATGCGACGGCGATCGGGCGAACCGTATATCTATCATCCGCTCGCCGTTGCCCAGATTGCCGTTGAAGAAATAGGACTGGGAACAACCAGTATTGTAGCCGCCCTTCTGCATGATGTTGTTGAAGATACGGATACAACCATTGCCGATATTGACCGGGCATTCGGACCCAAGGTGGCCAAAATAATTGATGGACTGACCAAAATTTCCGGCTTCTTCGAATATGGAACCTCTCAGCAGGCCGAGAATTTCCGCAAGATGCTTCTGACGCTGTCGGACGATGTACGGGTTATTCTGATCAAACTTGCCGACCGGTTGCACAACATGCGAACGCTGGACTCCATGCCCCGCGATAAGCAGTTGAAGATCGCTTCCGAAACGATTTATATCTACGCTCCGCTGGCTCACCGGCTGGGTTTGTACACCATTAAGTCGGAGCTGGAAGACCTGTATCTGAAGCATGTGGAGCCCGAAGCGTATAAAGACATCGCGAAAAAGCTACGCGAAACACGGCTGGCACGGGATCGGTTTATCGGTCGGTTTATCGAACCTATTGAAAAAGATCTGGCCGAAACGGGCATCAAATACATTATTAAAGGCCGTCCAAAGTCGATTTATTCCATTTGGACCAAACTGAACAAATCGAAAAAACCGTTCGAGGAAATTTATGATCTGTTTGCCGTCCGGATTATTCTGGACGTACCTCAGGAGGAGGAAAAAGCCGCCTGCTGGCGAGCCTATTCCATCGTAACGGACCATTACAAACCTAACCCCGACCGGCTGAAGGACTGGATCAGCACCCCGCGAACCAACGGGTACGAGTCGCTGCACACCACTGTTATGAGCCGGTTAGGTCAGTGGGTTGAGGTGCAGATTCGGACTGAGCGGATGAACGAAATTGCCGAGAAAGGATACGCAGCCCACTGGAAATATAAAGGTAACGATACCCAGACTGGCGCGGGCATTGAAGCCTGGATAAGTCAGGTGCGGGATATGATCGAGTCGGCGGGTAGTGGCGACAAAAAAGCTGCGATTGAGTTCGTCGATGATTTTCGAAGCAATCTGTACAGCGAGGAGGTTTTTGTGTTTACGCCCAAAGGCGACCTCCAGGTACTGCAACGGGGGGCCACCGCGCTCGATTTTGCCTTCGACATTCACACCCAGATTGGGGCACGCTGTATGGCTGCCAAAGTCAATAATACCCTCGTGCCGCTGAGTTATGTGCTGCAAAATGGCGATCAGGTGGAAGTGATCACCTCCAACCGGCAGAAACCCAGTGAGGACTGGCTTCGGTTTGTGGTTACGTCGAAAGCCCGGACCAAGATCAAAGATTTGATCAAGGAAGAGAACAAACGATTCGTGACCGACGGCCGCGAGCTGGTAAACAAAAAACTCCGGGTGCTGCGCATGGAGATGACCAACGAAGTCATCAACCAGCTTCGCGCTTATTTCGGCTCCAAAACCACCGACGACTTCTTCTACCGCATTGGGAAAGGCCACATTGACGTTGGTGAACTGAAGAAGTTCAAATCGGATAAGGAAGCCAAAGAGAACCGGGCGAATAAACTGAATACCGATGCGCTGCCCGATGCCAAGGCGTTTGTTAAAGAACTGAAGAAAATCCACGGCGAACGGGCCGATGCCGACATGCTCCTGATTGGTGAGGACATGGACAAAATCGATTATACCCTTTCAAAATGCTGCAACCCGATCTCGGGCGACGACGTTTTTGGGTTCGTGACCATCAATGACGGCATTAAAATTCACCGGGTTACCTGCCCTAACGCCGTTGAGCTGATGTCGAACCACGGCAACCGGATTATCAAAGCAAAATGGACCTCCCAAAAAGAGCTTGCCTTCCTGGCTGGTCTGCGTATTACCGGTACGGACCGGGTTGGCTTGATCAATGATGTAACGCGGGTGATCAGCAATGAGCTGCATATTAACATGCGCTCTGTGGCGATTGACTCGAAAGACGGTATCTTTGAGGGAAATATTCGGCTCTACGTTCACGATACGAGCCACCTCGAAATCCTGATGCAGAAACTCGAACGCGTTCAGGGTGTCTTTGAAGTGGTTCGGTTTGATTCTTAA
- a CDS encoding aminodeoxychorismate lyase (PFAM: aminodeoxychorismate lyase~KEGG: vpa:VP2050 hypothetical protein), which translates to MSRNLQIGLFLTVSILLTTFTFYFWQVFRSPNLLVQDNDKTFALLIPKGATFESVMDTLKTHKVINDETSFRFLAKMMKYPERVKEGRYEIKPKMGNREALVKLRSGSQDAMPVTFNSMRQKSDLIQRLGSKFEFGPDALGKLLNDPATCQKFGFDTTTIVCLFLPNTYEFFWTIKPEALLERMGSEYKKFWTPERQAKAKALGLSQTQTQILASIVAAETNKRDEQPRVAGVYLNRLKRGIKLEADPTVIFALRDFTIRRLLNKQLTVDSPYNTYRYAGLPPGPINLPAPGTIDAVLNAEQHDYLYFVVNASFNGYHTFSKTLAEHLANARLYQQALTRMQIMK; encoded by the coding sequence ATGTCGCGCAATTTGCAAATCGGTCTGTTCCTCACCGTATCCATCCTCTTAACGACTTTTACGTTTTACTTCTGGCAGGTGTTCAGAAGTCCGAATCTGCTGGTTCAGGACAATGATAAAACGTTCGCCTTACTCATTCCGAAGGGCGCCACCTTCGAGTCGGTGATGGACACGCTTAAGACCCACAAAGTTATCAACGACGAAACCTCATTCCGCTTTCTGGCCAAGATGATGAAGTACCCGGAGCGGGTGAAAGAAGGGCGCTACGAGATAAAACCCAAGATGGGCAATCGCGAGGCCCTCGTCAAACTACGCAGCGGCAGTCAGGATGCCATGCCGGTAACGTTTAACAGCATGCGCCAGAAAAGCGACCTGATTCAGCGGCTGGGCAGCAAATTCGAATTTGGCCCCGATGCACTGGGTAAATTGCTCAATGACCCGGCCACCTGCCAGAAGTTCGGCTTCGATACCACGACTATTGTGTGTTTATTCTTACCTAATACGTATGAATTTTTCTGGACCATCAAGCCCGAAGCGCTTCTGGAGCGGATGGGTAGCGAATACAAGAAGTTCTGGACCCCTGAGCGGCAGGCCAAAGCGAAAGCATTGGGACTCAGCCAGACCCAAACCCAGATTCTGGCATCTATCGTAGCCGCCGAAACTAACAAACGAGATGAGCAGCCCCGCGTGGCGGGTGTGTACCTGAACCGTCTCAAACGCGGTATCAAACTCGAAGCCGATCCAACCGTAATTTTTGCCCTGCGCGATTTTACCATTCGCCGGTTGTTAAACAAACAACTAACGGTCGATTCGCCGTACAACACGTACCGATACGCCGGTTTACCGCCGGGGCCTATTAACCTGCCGGCTCCGGGCACGATCGATGCGGTCCTGAATGCCGAACAGCATGATTACCTCTATTTTGTGGTAAACGCCAGCTTCAACGGCTACCATACCTTCTCAAAGACACTGGCCGAACACCTGGCCAATGCCCGCCTGTATCAGCAGGCCCTCACCCGAATGCAGATTATGAAATAG
- a CDS encoding ferric uptake regulator, Fur family (PFAM: ferric-uptake regulator~KEGG: pca:Pcar_1952 negative regulator of ferric uptake): MPAPTQTNLDAAQMIFRAYLERKGLRKTPERFAILEEIYNRQDHFDVDELYISMKNKKYRVSRATVYNTLDVLVDCDLVTKHQFGRNLAQYEKSYGYRQHDHLICTDCHKVMEFCDPRVQNIQNMVGDMLKFNVMHHSLIFYGSCARDICENRQITEKDQQGRSVDTVQIPVEG; encoded by the coding sequence ATGCCTGCTCCGACGCAAACAAATTTAGACGCTGCTCAGATGATTTTTCGGGCCTACCTTGAGCGGAAGGGTCTCCGGAAAACTCCCGAGCGGTTTGCCATTCTTGAAGAGATTTACAATCGCCAGGACCACTTCGATGTGGACGAGTTGTATATCTCGATGAAAAATAAAAAATACCGGGTTAGCCGTGCTACGGTTTACAATACCCTGGATGTACTGGTTGACTGCGATCTGGTTACCAAGCACCAGTTTGGCCGTAACCTGGCCCAGTACGAAAAATCGTACGGCTACCGGCAGCACGACCACCTCATCTGTACCGACTGCCATAAGGTGATGGAATTCTGCGACCCGCGCGTCCAGAATATCCAGAACATGGTGGGCGACATGCTGAAATTTAATGTCATGCACCACTCCCTGATTTTCTACGGCTCCTGCGCCCGCGACATATGCGAAAACAGACAGATTACGGAGAAGGATCAACAGGGGCGGTCCGTCGATACGGTGCAGATTCCAGTAGAGGGATAA
- a CDS encoding Sua5/YciO/YrdC/YwlC family protein (TIGRFAM: Sua5/YciO/YrdC/YwlC family protein~PFAM: SUA5/yciO/yrdC domain~KEGG: pca:Pcar_1564 Sua5/YciO/YrdC/YwlC family protein) gives MSAEFIKLYPRNPDPRRIEHIVKALRDGAVIIYPTDTIYGMGCDIHNTRAVERVARIKGIKPAKNDFSFICYDLSHIADYARVGNQAFKLMKKVLPGPFTFILEATGSVPKILNSNKKTVGIRVPDNDIPRQIVHELGNPIITTSIRDEDEIIEYSTDPELIFEKFQNQVDMVIDGGYGGNVASTIVDATDDNFSIIRQGLGELTL, from the coding sequence ATGTCTGCCGAATTCATTAAGCTTTACCCCAGGAACCCCGATCCCCGTCGTATCGAGCACATTGTGAAGGCCCTGCGCGATGGCGCGGTTATCATTTATCCAACGGATACCATCTACGGGATGGGGTGCGATATCCATAATACGCGGGCCGTTGAGCGGGTGGCACGCATCAAGGGCATCAAACCGGCCAAGAATGATTTTTCGTTTATCTGCTACGACCTGAGCCACATTGCCGATTATGCACGGGTGGGAAACCAGGCCTTCAAACTGATGAAGAAAGTACTGCCCGGCCCCTTCACGTTTATCCTTGAAGCAACCGGCAGTGTTCCCAAAATACTGAACTCCAACAAGAAAACGGTCGGTATCCGGGTGCCGGATAATGACATTCCTCGCCAGATTGTTCATGAGTTAGGGAATCCAATTATTACTACCTCCATTCGCGACGAAGACGAGATTATCGAGTATTCGACCGATCCCGAGCTGATTTTTGAGAAGTTCCAGAACCAGGTCGATATGGTCATTGATGGAGGCTATGGCGGCAACGTTGCCTCGACCATCGTGGATGCGACAGACGATAACTTTTCCATCATCCGACAGGGGCTAGGTGAATTAACGCTTTGA
- a CDS encoding glycosyl transferase family 2 (PFAM: glycosyl transferase family 2~KEGG: rfr:Rfer_0687 glycosyl transferase family protein), which translates to MSPFLNQIKPWVSVICISYNHASYVQQALQSVVDQDYPNVELIVIDNGSIDRSAEFITRFTERHSAIRFIQNPVNVGLNRAFNQGLALAEGRYVIDLSADDVLLPGRLSKQVAQFEKLAGPYAVVFSNAAYIDRSGREVGLHYVVDASGHARLPVPSGNVFKPILESYFICTPTMMMRRDVLNELGGYDESLAYEDFDFWVRSARLYHYAYLDEILTQKRLTPDSFSARIVYTNTTLLHSTLAVCYKAFERCVTPDEFRALAGRVRRFIRKAFYVEQFDLALEFGDLLYHIEQPDWQSKLILGLSKLHLPVNKLYRRYLKWSPVLHSAKLD; encoded by the coding sequence ATGAGTCCTTTTCTCAACCAGATTAAGCCTTGGGTGAGTGTCATATGCATCTCCTACAACCACGCGTCCTACGTTCAACAGGCGCTTCAATCGGTCGTTGATCAGGATTATCCAAATGTCGAGCTAATTGTTATCGACAATGGCAGTATAGATCGGTCAGCCGAGTTCATTACCCGGTTTACCGAACGGCATTCCGCTATTCGATTTATCCAGAATCCGGTTAACGTTGGCTTAAACCGGGCATTCAATCAGGGACTGGCGTTGGCCGAAGGTCGCTATGTGATCGATCTGTCGGCCGATGATGTATTGCTTCCGGGCCGTCTCTCGAAACAGGTTGCCCAGTTTGAGAAGCTGGCGGGTCCTTATGCCGTTGTGTTTTCCAATGCTGCTTACATTGACCGCAGCGGTCGAGAAGTGGGCCTACATTATGTCGTAGATGCTAGTGGGCATGCGCGCTTACCGGTGCCATCGGGCAATGTGTTCAAGCCAATTCTGGAGTCTTATTTTATATGCACCCCAACCATGATGATGCGTCGGGACGTTCTGAATGAACTGGGCGGCTACGATGAATCCCTGGCCTACGAAGACTTCGACTTCTGGGTCCGTTCGGCCCGGCTCTATCATTATGCGTATCTGGATGAAATACTGACCCAGAAACGCCTTACACCCGATTCCTTTTCGGCCCGGATCGTGTATACAAATACGACCCTGCTGCACTCCACACTGGCCGTGTGTTATAAAGCCTTCGAGCGGTGTGTTACCCCCGATGAATTCCGTGCCCTGGCCGGACGCGTCAGACGGTTTATCCGAAAAGCTTTTTATGTCGAGCAATTCGATCTGGCCCTTGAGTTTGGCGACCTTCTTTACCATATTGAACAACCGGATTGGCAAAGCAAGCTGATTTTAGGTCTGAGTAAACTCCATCTTCCGGTCAATAAACTATACCGGCGTTACCTCAAGTGGAGCCCGGTACTTCATTCGGCGAAACTGGATTAA
- a CDS encoding thioesterase superfamily protein (PFAM: thioesterase superfamily protein~KEGG: dde:Dde_2735 4-hydroxybenzoyl-CoA thioesterase) translates to MITYDVTNIRVRYYDTDQMGIVYYGNYARFYEIGRVEALRNLGLSYKAIEESGISMPVYDLNSRFIRPAKYDDLLTIRVSIPQMPKTRLMFAYEIFNQEGQLLNTGQTTLVFVRTETGRPCSAPAELVEAAKPFFE, encoded by the coding sequence ATGATTACGTACGACGTTACAAACATCCGGGTTCGTTATTACGACACGGACCAGATGGGCATAGTTTACTACGGCAATTATGCCCGTTTTTATGAAATTGGCCGGGTTGAAGCACTTCGAAATCTAGGACTAAGCTACAAAGCCATTGAAGAGAGCGGCATTTCGATGCCTGTGTATGACCTGAATTCCCGCTTTATTCGGCCCGCCAAATACGATGACCTGCTGACCATACGGGTCTCGATTCCGCAGATGCCCAAGACCCGGCTTATGTTCGCCTATGAGATTTTCAATCAGGAGGGGCAGCTTCTCAATACAGGTCAGACAACCCTCGTTTTTGTTCGTACCGAAACAGGCCGCCCCTGCTCGGCTCCGGCAGAATTAGTGGAAGCAGCCAAACCTTTTTTTGAGTAG
- a CDS encoding trigger factor (TIGRFAM: trigger factor~PFAM: trigger factor domain~KEGG: atc:AGR_C_3060 trigger factor (TF)), whose product MDITLEKASDTNASLKITLTPADYKPEVDKKLKDYGRKVQLKGFRPGHVPASLVQKMYGKSILVDEINSMLSKTVSQYIRENKLQVVGDPVPDREKADAIDWDNQSDFAFSYTLGLASEFDIDFSDLPSVTQYEIQAGETEINSTIADLQQRFHNHAHGEEVNDGDTIYGELKQVNGEFSAKTAFPTNQMAEDAKGQFVGKKKGDVVTFVLEQAFPDEKARANATGVKKEEAAELTGEFTFEVDDITRHEPAELNQEFFDKVLGVGAVSDEEQFRTKVAEIIKGNYGRESAQLLRLDIEKTLIDNTPILLPDEFLKNWLLEVNEGKFTPEQIDEQYDEFTKSVKLQLIKNKIAEKADINVEFDEVLAVTRLMVQEQFGFMGSEDEEMNKTIDRIARNYLMDEKNNGQNYTNTFNRVYDDKVIEYTKTQITVVSQEITVDEFKALVENR is encoded by the coding sequence GTGGATATTACCCTAGAAAAAGCCAGCGATACCAATGCCTCGCTGAAAATAACGCTGACACCGGCCGATTACAAGCCCGAAGTAGATAAGAAGCTGAAAGATTACGGCCGTAAGGTGCAACTGAAAGGGTTTCGCCCTGGTCACGTACCTGCTTCGCTCGTTCAGAAAATGTACGGTAAAAGCATCCTGGTTGACGAAATTAACTCGATGCTGAGCAAAACCGTTAGCCAGTATATCCGCGAAAATAAACTCCAGGTTGTTGGTGATCCCGTTCCCGATCGGGAGAAAGCCGATGCCATCGACTGGGATAACCAATCTGATTTTGCCTTCAGCTATACGTTAGGACTGGCTTCTGAATTCGATATCGACTTCAGCGACCTGCCAAGCGTTACCCAATACGAAATTCAGGCCGGTGAAACCGAAATCAACTCAACCATTGCCGACCTTCAGCAGCGTTTCCACAACCATGCTCATGGTGAAGAAGTGAATGATGGCGATACCATCTACGGCGAACTGAAGCAGGTGAATGGCGAGTTCTCGGCTAAAACAGCTTTCCCAACCAACCAGATGGCTGAAGATGCCAAAGGTCAGTTTGTTGGTAAGAAAAAAGGTGATGTTGTGACGTTCGTACTAGAGCAGGCTTTCCCCGATGAGAAAGCACGGGCCAATGCAACGGGTGTAAAGAAAGAAGAAGCTGCCGAACTGACAGGTGAGTTTACCTTTGAGGTTGACGATATTACCCGCCATGAGCCTGCTGAACTGAACCAGGAGTTTTTCGATAAAGTACTGGGTGTTGGCGCTGTATCTGACGAAGAGCAGTTTCGTACCAAAGTAGCCGAGATCATTAAAGGGAACTACGGCCGGGAGTCGGCTCAGTTGCTGCGGCTGGACATTGAGAAAACGTTGATCGACAACACGCCGATTTTACTGCCCGATGAGTTCCTGAAGAACTGGCTGTTGGAAGTAAACGAAGGTAAGTTTACCCCTGAGCAGATCGATGAGCAGTACGACGAGTTTACGAAGTCGGTGAAGCTACAATTGATCAAGAATAAGATTGCCGAAAAAGCCGATATCAACGTTGAGTTCGATGAAGTACTGGCCGTAACGCGTCTGATGGTTCAGGAGCAGTTTGGGTTCATGGGTAGCGAAGATGAGGAGATGAACAAAACCATCGACCGCATCGCCCGCAACTACCTGATGGATGAGAAAAACAACGGACAGAACTACACCAATACGTTCAATCGGGTGTATGACGATAAAGTGATCGAATACACGAAAACCCAAATAACGGTTGTATCGCAGGAGATCACTGTTGACGAGTTTAAAGCACTGGTGGAGAATCGTTAA
- a CDS encoding conserved hypothetical protein (KEGG: cak:Caul_3448 hypothetical protein): MQLAQLNISRMLAPDINHPIMADFVAQLDTINKLAEQSDGFIWRLTGEGNDATSLRPFDDERIIVNMSVWASLEQLQTFVFKSAHTPVMKDRRKWFEKPDQMMTVLWWIPTGHIPTVNEAKERLQLLNSNGPGPLAFTFRDVWPAPNVDFDTSKELA; the protein is encoded by the coding sequence ATGCAGCTTGCCCAATTGAATATCTCCAGAATGCTGGCACCGGACATTAATCATCCGATTATGGCTGATTTTGTTGCCCAGCTAGATACAATTAACAAGTTAGCAGAACAAAGTGACGGGTTTATCTGGCGGCTCACCGGCGAGGGAAACGATGCCACTAGCTTACGACCCTTCGACGACGAGCGGATTATTGTAAATATGTCTGTTTGGGCTTCGCTGGAACAATTACAGACCTTTGTTTTCAAGAGCGCGCATACACCTGTCATGAAGGACCGGCGAAAGTGGTTTGAGAAACCAGACCAGATGATGACTGTTCTGTGGTGGATTCCGACAGGCCATATACCCACGGTGAACGAAGCGAAAGAACGACTCCAGCTTCTAAATTCAAACGGACCTGGTCCGCTGGCATTTACGTTCCGGGATGTTTGGCCAGCACCTAACGTGGATTTTGACACAAGTAAAGAATTAGCGTAA
- a CDS encoding ribonuclease BN (TIGRFAM: ribonuclease BN~PFAM: ribonuclease BN~KEGG: gbm:Gbem_0137 ribonuclease BN) encodes MFDTLMNMRAMRNIRVWLYKHHPFNSRITWYSFLKKMLDQITDNNTSERAASVSYSLILAVFPTVIFFFTLIPFITFIPNLEEQIMGFFREVLPGNTFSSVDTTIRDIVSRPRSGVLSFGFLLALYSATSGLVALMQAFNSSYHSDERRGFFKVRLVAIGLTFTLAFALILAIVVLIIGGIISDYLLHFGLLNNALFINLLAITRYLVVFAVFVGTVSVIYRYGPDVRMKWVFITPGAVTASLLIVLTTLGFSYYVSNFGSYNKVYGSIGTLIALMIWINLISLLLILGFEMNVALYNLEGDRSPDVAAKTTNATPEI; translated from the coding sequence ATGTTCGACACGTTAATGAATATGAGGGCGATGCGAAACATCCGTGTCTGGCTGTATAAGCATCACCCTTTCAACTCCCGCATCACCTGGTATTCTTTCCTGAAAAAGATGCTGGATCAGATTACAGACAACAACACCAGTGAGCGGGCAGCTTCTGTTTCCTACAGTCTGATTCTGGCGGTTTTTCCTACGGTTATCTTCTTCTTCACGCTTATTCCTTTCATCACCTTTATTCCAAATCTGGAAGAGCAGATCATGGGCTTTTTCCGGGAGGTTCTCCCGGGAAATACGTTCAGCAGTGTCGATACAACTATTCGCGACATTGTCAGCCGCCCCCGTAGTGGTGTGCTTTCCTTTGGCTTTTTACTGGCCTTATACTCGGCCACGAGTGGCCTTGTGGCCCTCATGCAGGCCTTTAACTCCTCTTATCACTCAGACGAAAGACGGGGCTTTTTCAAAGTCCGACTTGTAGCCATCGGTTTAACCTTTACACTGGCCTTTGCCCTGATTTTAGCCATCGTCGTGTTGATTATCGGTGGCATTATCAGTGACTATCTCCTTCATTTCGGGCTGCTCAACAATGCGCTCTTCATTAATTTACTGGCCATTACACGCTATCTTGTCGTGTTTGCCGTGTTTGTCGGCACGGTTTCCGTTATTTATCGATACGGTCCGGATGTTCGTATGAAGTGGGTTTTTATTACGCCCGGTGCCGTAACGGCCTCCTTACTTATCGTGCTTACCACCCTCGGCTTCTCGTATTACGTCTCCAATTTCGGCTCGTATAACAAGGTTTATGGCTCCATCGGCACCCTGATTGCCCTGATGATCTGGATAAACCTTATTTCGCTGTTACTCATTCTGGGCTTTGAAATGAACGTAGCCCTTTACAATCTGGAAGGTGACAGAAGCCCCGACGTAGCGGCTAAAACGACAAACGCCACCCCTGAAATTTGA
- a CDS encoding putative lipoprotein (KEGG: gme:Gmet_3525 putative lipoprotein), whose amino-acid sequence MRLSLAALSVLTLCQLTSCSTQSKDESSKTGNIALEASAKSPAATSSADSSEAPKEKPVAAARPAGAVSTGDSTLDSLTFAPPAGALLPKYRIFAYYGNPHSKKMGVLGKYPKDEMLKRLDEEIKNWQKADPATPILPALHLVATSAQGSPGKDGGYRMRMSDKTIKKVLKWGNDHKAIVFLDIQRGHAPLGPEMEYMTKYLKLPFVHLGIDPEFSMVTGAKPGTKIGSYDAADVNQAVKFLSRIVKENNLPPKILVVHRFTQGMIKNYKNIKLDPNVQIVMDMDGWGPPVLKKDSYLAYIQKEPVQYTGFKLFYENDFRKPGSRIMTPAEVLALTPKPLYIQYQ is encoded by the coding sequence ATGCGCTTATCTTTAGCCGCGCTTTCAGTATTGACGTTATGTCAACTTACCAGCTGCTCAACACAATCGAAAGACGAATCGTCAAAGACTGGTAACATTGCTCTCGAAGCATCCGCCAAGAGTCCGGCAGCGACCTCGTCAGCCGACTCCTCGGAAGCCCCCAAGGAAAAGCCCGTGGCGGCAGCCCGGCCCGCAGGAGCCGTTTCTACCGGCGATTCAACGCTCGACTCGCTGACCTTTGCTCCCCCTGCCGGTGCGTTGCTTCCCAAATACCGCATCTTCGCGTATTACGGTAATCCGCACTCCAAAAAAATGGGTGTATTGGGAAAATACCCGAAAGACGAAATGCTGAAACGGCTGGACGAAGAAATCAAAAACTGGCAAAAAGCCGACCCGGCAACACCCATTCTGCCCGCCCTCCATTTGGTTGCTACATCGGCACAGGGTTCGCCCGGAAAAGATGGTGGCTATCGGATGCGAATGTCGGATAAGACTATTAAGAAAGTACTTAAGTGGGGAAATGACCATAAGGCCATCGTTTTTCTGGACATTCAGCGGGGTCATGCCCCCCTCGGTCCCGAAATGGAGTACATGACCAAATACCTCAAACTTCCCTTCGTTCATTTGGGTATCGATCCGGAGTTTTCGATGGTAACAGGAGCCAAGCCGGGTACAAAAATTGGGTCGTATGATGCCGCCGACGTTAATCAGGCGGTCAAATTTTTGAGCCGGATTGTGAAGGAAAATAACCTGCCCCCAAAAATTCTGGTGGTTCACCGCTTCACGCAGGGCATGATCAAGAATTATAAAAATATCAAGCTCGACCCAAATGTCCAGATTGTGATGGATATGGATGGATGGGGACCGCCGGTACTTAAAAAGGATTCCTATCTGGCTTACATTCAGAAGGAGCCCGTCCAATACACAGGTTTCAAGCTATTTTACGAGAACGACTTCCGCAAGCCCGGCTCTCGTATTATGACACCCGCCGAAGTGCTGGCGTTAACACCCAAACCCTTGTATATTCAGTACCAGTAA